A region from the Thermanaeromonas toyohensis ToBE genome encodes:
- the cobA gene encoding uroporphyrinogen-III C-methyltransferase, giving the protein MVEGKGKVYLVGAGPGDVGLLTLRGKDCLAEADVVVYDRLINPELLHFTREDCEKIYVGKAPGQHALSQEEINNLLIRLAREGKKVVRLKGGDPFLFGRGGEEALALKEAGIPFEIVPGVTSAVAVPAYAGIPVTHRGLASTVAMVTGNEDPGKEGSRINWRELARSADTLVFLMGVGNLSHIVGQLLLHGRSPSTPVALIRWGSRAEQETLVGTLLDIEAKAQAASFRNPAVIVVGEVVRLREKLAWWDNKPLAGRRIVITRPWPQGERMAKKLSELGAEILQFPAIKISPPADLKALDRLVREAPSFDWIIFTSVNGVDWFWRRLKAQGLDVRSLAKVKIAAIGPATSQALAERGILVDYQPAEYIAEAVASGLGPQVKGKRILLPRADIARPVLAEELRRWGAEVVEVAAYKTGKADGEASMLQEWLSQGRIDAITFTSASTVRFFLEILGIRAVELLKQTVVACLGPVTSSAAQEAGLEVIIEAREYTEEGLIQALVEYFTGRTKPEKKPEVDSGELHD; this is encoded by the coding sequence ATGGTGGAAGGCAAAGGTAAAGTATATCTGGTAGGTGCTGGGCCGGGGGATGTGGGGCTTTTAACTTTAAGGGGGAAAGATTGCTTAGCGGAAGCAGATGTTGTAGTTTATGATCGGCTTATAAACCCTGAGCTCCTCCATTTTACCCGTGAGGACTGCGAAAAAATCTATGTGGGTAAAGCTCCAGGACAGCACGCTTTATCCCAGGAAGAGATAAATAATCTCCTCATAAGGCTAGCCAGGGAAGGCAAGAAAGTGGTGCGCCTTAAGGGTGGAGACCCCTTCCTCTTCGGCCGGGGTGGGGAGGAAGCCCTGGCCCTTAAAGAGGCAGGAATCCCCTTCGAAATAGTCCCAGGAGTAACTTCGGCTGTAGCCGTACCGGCTTACGCCGGTATCCCGGTTACCCATCGGGGGTTGGCCTCTACGGTAGCCATGGTGACTGGCAACGAAGATCCTGGCAAAGAAGGCAGCCGAATAAACTGGCGGGAACTGGCCCGTAGCGCTGATACCCTGGTCTTCTTGATGGGAGTAGGTAATCTCTCCCACATCGTAGGGCAGCTACTCCTCCACGGACGCTCTCCCTCTACTCCTGTAGCCCTCATCCGCTGGGGGAGCCGCGCGGAGCAAGAAACCCTGGTGGGGACCTTGCTAGATATTGAGGCTAAAGCCCAAGCAGCTTCCTTCCGCAACCCGGCCGTTATAGTGGTAGGAGAGGTAGTTCGCCTGCGGGAGAAGTTAGCCTGGTGGGATAATAAACCCCTGGCCGGCCGGAGGATTGTGATCACCCGGCCGTGGCCCCAAGGAGAAAGAATGGCTAAGAAGCTTTCGGAATTAGGGGCCGAAATCCTCCAGTTCCCGGCCATAAAAATTAGCCCTCCTGCTGATCTTAAAGCCCTGGACAGATTAGTAAGAGAAGCTCCAAGTTTTGACTGGATTATATTTACCAGCGTAAATGGGGTAGATTGGTTTTGGCGGCGCCTTAAGGCCCAGGGCCTTGATGTAAGGAGCCTGGCCAAGGTAAAAATAGCAGCCATAGGGCCAGCTACCTCTCAAGCCCTCGCGGAACGAGGTATCTTGGTGGATTATCAACCAGCAGAGTATATAGCGGAGGCGGTTGCTTCAGGCTTAGGCCCTCAAGTAAAGGGAAAAAGGATACTCCTTCCCCGGGCTGATATAGCCAGGCCGGTCTTAGCCGAGGAACTAAGGCGGTGGGGCGCTGAAGTAGTGGAAGTAGCTGCTTATAAGACGGGAAAGGCAGATGGTGAGGCCAGTATGTTGCAGGAGTGGTTATCCCAAGGGAGGATAGATGCCATCACCTTCACCAGTGCCTCCACAGTACGCTTTTTCTTAGAAATACTGGGAATTAGGGCAGTAGAGCTTTTAAAACAAACGGTTGTAGCGTGTCTAGGTCCGGTAACCAGCTCTGCCGCCCAGGAGGCAGGCCTAGAAGTAATTATAGAGGCTAGGGAGTATACTGAAGAGGGCCTTATCCAAGCCCTGGTGGAATATTTCACTGGGAGAACGAAACCGGAAAAGAAGCCCGAGGTTGATTCTGGGGAGCTCCATGATTAA
- the hemA gene encoding glutamyl-tRNA reductase has translation MVIWVVGLNHRTAPVEIREKLAFPRYVLPGALKALKELPGIAGVVILSTCNRTEVYLATPEPEQALAETKGFLSKRCELTPSLLEKYLYTYSVYEAVRHLFRVAAGLDSMILGEAQVLGQVAEAYEIARSNGATHPVLNNLFQQAISTGKRVRTETRINHNTVSVSYAAVELARQIFGSLAGRTVLVIGAGKMSTLAARYLRDNGVTTILVSNRSYERAAALAQAIGGQAVRLDYLEDILPQADIVISCTAASHYILHPEQVARARKGREDIPLMLIDIAVPRDIDPAVGELPGVKLFDIDDLQQVVLNNLEERQKAAQKAEDIIAEEVESFFQWLGSLSVIPTIVALKEKAEAIKEAELKKAFNRLGSPSPREKKVIGTLANSIVNQLLHDVVVNLKQAAVKPQGHLYVEALQELFGLKVKETSDVGSTLSRQADGR, from the coding sequence GTGGTTATCTGGGTGGTAGGCTTAAATCACCGCACAGCTCCAGTGGAGATCAGGGAAAAGTTGGCTTTTCCCCGGTATGTCCTACCAGGAGCTTTAAAGGCTTTAAAGGAACTGCCAGGCATCGCCGGGGTTGTTATCTTGAGTACCTGTAACCGCACAGAAGTATACTTGGCCACCCCAGAACCTGAACAGGCTCTCGCGGAAACCAAAGGTTTTTTAAGCAAGCGTTGTGAATTGACCCCTTCCCTTTTAGAAAAATATCTATATACGTATAGCGTATATGAAGCTGTAAGGCATCTCTTTCGGGTGGCGGCAGGCCTTGATTCTATGATCCTAGGAGAGGCCCAAGTCCTAGGTCAAGTAGCCGAAGCCTATGAAATAGCCAGGTCAAATGGGGCGACCCATCCTGTATTGAATAATCTTTTCCAGCAGGCCATCTCTACTGGGAAACGGGTACGGACAGAAACCCGTATCAATCATAATACAGTATCTGTAAGCTACGCAGCGGTAGAGCTGGCCAGGCAGATCTTCGGGAGCCTCGCCGGCCGTACAGTACTGGTTATCGGGGCAGGGAAAATGAGTACCCTGGCTGCCCGTTATTTAAGGGATAACGGGGTTACTACTATTCTGGTCTCCAACAGGTCATATGAGCGGGCGGCAGCTCTAGCCCAGGCTATTGGCGGTCAAGCTGTACGTTTGGATTATCTAGAGGATATTTTACCCCAGGCGGATATAGTTATAAGTTGCACTGCGGCCAGCCATTATATTTTGCATCCCGAGCAAGTAGCCCGGGCCAGAAAGGGCCGGGAGGATATACCCCTTATGCTCATTGATATCGCTGTACCCCGGGATATCGATCCCGCGGTGGGGGAACTCCCAGGGGTTAAACTATTCGATATCGATGACCTGCAACAGGTAGTATTAAATAATTTAGAAGAGCGACAAAAGGCAGCCCAGAAAGCGGAAGATATTATCGCCGAAGAGGTGGAAAGCTTTTTCCAGTGGTTGGGTTCCCTCTCTGTGATACCCACCATTGTGGCTCTTAAAGAAAAGGCGGAAGCTATAAAAGAAGCCGAGTTAAAGAAAGCCTTTAACCGCTTGGGTTCGCCTTCACCCCGGGAAAAGAAGGTTATCGGCACCTTGGCTAATTCCATTGTAAACCAGTTGTTACATGATGTGGTGGTGAATCTTAAGCAGGCTGCTGTAAAGCCACAGGGTCATTTATATGTAGAAGCTCTACAGGAGCTTTTTGGGCTTAAGGTAAAAGAAACTTCTGATGTTGGGTCTACCTTGAGCCGCCAGGCAGATGGAAGGTAG
- the hemB gene encoding porphobilinogen synthase — protein sequence MSGFPVVRPRRLRENPVLREMVRETELSLKDLIYPLFVIAGKGIKNPVASMPGVYQVSVDNLVREAEEVVKLGIPAVLLFGIPEPGEKDEVGSPAYAPDGIVQKAVRALKKEFPHLLVITDVCLCEYTSHGHCGVVDNGIILNDPTLELLARTALSHVEAGADMVAPSDMMDGRVAAIRGKLDAHGFTYIPILSYAAKYASSFYGPFREAAGSAPQFGDRRSYQMDPANSREALREVAQDLEEGADIIMVKPALAYLDVIRLVKENFNCPVAAYNVSGEYAMIKAAAEKGWLAERPVVLEVLTAIKRAGADLIITYFAKDVARWL from the coding sequence ATGTCTGGTTTTCCTGTGGTACGACCGCGCAGGTTGCGGGAGAACCCGGTCCTAAGGGAAATGGTCCGAGAGACGGAGCTATCGCTTAAAGACTTGATATATCCTCTTTTTGTAATAGCCGGAAAGGGGATAAAAAACCCGGTGGCCTCCATGCCCGGGGTTTACCAGGTTTCGGTAGATAACTTGGTTAGGGAAGCGGAGGAGGTAGTAAAGTTAGGGATCCCAGCCGTCCTCCTTTTCGGTATCCCAGAGCCAGGGGAGAAAGATGAAGTGGGTTCCCCCGCCTATGCCCCCGATGGAATAGTCCAGAAAGCTGTCCGGGCTTTAAAGAAGGAATTTCCCCATCTTTTGGTCATCACCGATGTCTGCCTATGCGAGTACACTAGCCATGGCCACTGCGGGGTAGTAGATAACGGGATAATCCTTAACGATCCCACCTTGGAGCTTTTAGCCCGGACTGCCCTTTCCCATGTGGAGGCCGGGGCGGACATGGTAGCTCCTTCGGATATGATGGACGGCAGGGTAGCGGCCATACGAGGGAAGCTTGACGCCCACGGTTTCACTTACATTCCCATCCTTTCCTATGCAGCCAAATACGCTTCTTCCTTCTATGGTCCCTTCCGGGAAGCAGCAGGTTCTGCTCCCCAATTCGGGGACAGGCGAAGCTACCAGATGGACCCGGCCAACAGCCGCGAAGCCCTGCGGGAAGTGGCCCAAGACCTGGAAGAAGGGGCAGATATTATTATGGTGAAACCTGCCCTGGCTTACCTGGACGTCATTCGTCTGGTTAAAGAAAATTTTAACTGCCCCGTGGCTGCCTACAATGTGAGCGGGGAGTATGCTATGATAAAGGCAGCAGCCGAAAAAGGGTGGCTGGCAGAGCGCCCAGTGGTGTTGGAAGTGTTAACTGCCATTAAGCGAGCCGGTGCCGATCTTATCATAACTTATTTCGCTAAGGATGTAGCCAGGTGGTTATGA
- a CDS encoding O-antigen ligase family protein, protein MPDKKETMSGKAGTRKVIIKLTGKEEWTQRAKEKQPRGKESRVLTKGGRTPKKENRGAGYHGLVFEGNSLLWYLSFSALLLLLFYPPFFRGLFFPVEQRWTLILATLAFVLTWLWKFSRREVGFLKSPLDYATLAMVMVYILSSLQPASRHLALAEVSKVTLYFLVFWLIVQLNRNQLTTSWILHSLYGAGIGVSLAGLLTATGIIYIKDGFVGGRIYSTLQYPNALAAYLMGISFLGFYLWGRAGNLPRLFYAAGNYLLLMVFLGTGSRGAYLVYPSTLTLYFLLTPKGSRLGFLAHLVATSVCALVGNRFLSLAVAQKFTGAWKWFFLGLALAVGLQVLGLGAVRVLSSTRAYLVKLAALSILVLVAGIYAYSTVLTPAASVQGGSQVVVWEKFLPSQITQRIKDINLETKSSRERMEWTLDALRMLKERPLLGYGGGGWEAAYRQYQRYFYNSTQVHNYYAQLAVETGLVGITVIAALWLFFLFTAVKNYLFYQGEHRLLIASLLAGALSLGLHAALDFDLALGAVSILLWSFWGLMRSLERWRRQEETLLSPREFSRVQVKYISAVALAALFILVFSASFLAGTASAQEGLQAYQRGNLRVAASKLEEALKYDPFMASYAADLASIYLREGRNAEALKLALQAIKQEPYNYLLRMRLAEVYWALGEVEEAVAALKKARDLAPWVASTWENLARGYVAGGIWFLQQNQLGKAKEFFSEVLAMPPEIEQRLKLLGDLEKLHNEKPGGLNFTPALHLEVGKAQYFLGQGKEAMENLTLAAQRKDLEPEVKLWKALVLTQQGQSATANRLLEELQKSNPELAAQFTQIQRLPGLQTVRY, encoded by the coding sequence ATGCCGGATAAAAAAGAAACTATGTCGGGTAAGGCAGGAACCAGAAAAGTAATAATAAAGCTTACCGGTAAAGAAGAGTGGACCCAACGGGCCAAAGAAAAACAACCTCGAGGGAAAGAAAGTCGAGTTTTAACTAAAGGAGGCCGAACGCCCAAAAAAGAAAACCGAGGTGCTGGGTATCATGGGCTAGTCTTCGAGGGTAATAGCCTCCTATGGTATTTAAGTTTTAGTGCCCTTTTGCTTTTGCTTTTTTACCCACCCTTTTTCCGCGGTCTTTTCTTCCCGGTAGAGCAGCGCTGGACGCTCATCCTCGCTACTTTAGCTTTTGTACTAACCTGGCTTTGGAAATTTTCTCGCCGGGAAGTGGGGTTCCTCAAATCCCCCCTAGATTATGCGACCCTAGCCATGGTCATGGTATATATATTAAGCAGCCTTCAACCGGCTAGCCGCCATCTCGCCCTGGCTGAGGTAAGTAAAGTAACCCTTTATTTCCTGGTTTTTTGGTTAATAGTCCAGCTAAACCGCAATCAGCTCACCACATCCTGGATCCTCCATAGTCTTTATGGAGCAGGGATAGGGGTATCTCTAGCAGGACTCCTCACAGCCACTGGGATAATATACATTAAAGATGGGTTTGTGGGGGGCCGGATATATTCCACCCTCCAATATCCTAATGCCCTAGCGGCTTATTTAATGGGAATAAGCTTCCTGGGATTTTACCTCTGGGGCAGGGCGGGGAACTTACCGCGCCTCTTTTATGCTGCCGGAAATTATCTTCTCCTTATGGTTTTCTTAGGGACGGGCTCCCGGGGCGCCTATTTAGTATATCCTTCAACCCTCACCCTTTATTTCCTCCTCACCCCCAAAGGTTCCCGTTTAGGTTTTCTGGCCCATCTTGTGGCTACTTCGGTTTGCGCTTTAGTTGGTAATCGCTTCTTAAGTTTAGCTGTAGCCCAAAAATTTACTGGAGCCTGGAAGTGGTTTTTCTTAGGGTTAGCCCTAGCCGTAGGCCTCCAGGTGCTTGGCCTGGGAGCAGTAAGGGTGCTTTCCTCGACCCGGGCCTATTTAGTAAAGCTTGCAGCCCTATCTATATTAGTGCTTGTAGCCGGGATTTACGCCTATTCTACCGTCTTAACCCCAGCCGCCTCCGTCCAAGGAGGGAGCCAGGTAGTAGTATGGGAAAAGTTCCTTCCTTCCCAGATAACCCAACGGATAAAGGATATTAACCTGGAGACCAAAAGCAGCCGGGAAAGGATGGAATGGACCTTGGACGCCCTCCGTATGCTAAAGGAACGCCCCCTCTTAGGTTATGGTGGTGGGGGTTGGGAGGCGGCCTACCGCCAATACCAGCGCTACTTTTACAATTCTACCCAGGTGCATAATTATTACGCCCAGCTGGCTGTGGAAACCGGCCTGGTGGGGATAACGGTTATAGCAGCTTTATGGTTATTTTTCTTGTTCACGGCCGTAAAAAATTATCTCTTCTATCAAGGCGAACACCGCCTTTTGATCGCCTCCCTCCTGGCAGGAGCTTTAAGCCTTGGATTGCACGCAGCGTTAGATTTTGATCTCGCCCTGGGGGCAGTATCTATCTTGTTATGGTCCTTCTGGGGCTTAATGCGGAGCCTAGAACGCTGGAGGCGCCAAGAAGAAACCTTACTTTCCCCGCGCGAGTTCTCCCGGGTACAAGTAAAATATATTAGCGCAGTAGCCTTGGCCGCCCTTTTTATCCTTGTTTTTAGTGCCTCCTTCCTGGCGGGTACTGCTTCTGCCCAGGAAGGATTACAGGCCTATCAAAGGGGCAACCTTCGGGTAGCGGCATCCAAGCTGGAAGAGGCTTTAAAGTACGACCCCTTTATGGCCTCCTATGCAGCCGATCTGGCCTCTATATATTTAAGAGAAGGAAGAAACGCAGAGGCTTTAAAGCTCGCCTTACAGGCCATCAAGCAGGAGCCCTACAATTACCTCTTAAGGATGCGGTTGGCTGAAGTTTACTGGGCTTTAGGCGAAGTGGAGGAAGCGGTGGCCGCCCTAAAGAAGGCTCGGGACCTGGCTCCCTGGGTAGCTAGCACCTGGGAAAATCTGGCCCGGGGATACGTAGCTGGCGGGATATGGTTTCTGCAGCAAAACCAACTAGGGAAGGCCAAGGAATTCTTCTCTGAGGTTTTAGCTATGCCGCCAGAAATCGAACAGCGTCTTAAGCTCCTGGGTGATCTAGAAAAGCTACATAACGAAAAACCGGGAGGTTTAAACTTTACGCCCGCCTTACACTTAGAAGTGGGCAAGGCCCAGTATTTCTTAGGGCAAGGGAAGGAGGCCATGGAGAATCTCACGCTAGCTGCTCAAAGGAAGGATCTAGAACCTGAAGTTAAGTTATGGAAGGCCTTGGTATTAACCCAGCAGGGTCAAAGTGCGACAGCAAACCGGTTATTAGAGGAACTTCAAAAAAGTAATCCAGAACTTGCGGCCCAGTTTACCCAGATACAGAGGCTCCCTGGATTGCAAACTGTACGATATTAA
- a CDS encoding precorrin-2 dehydrogenase/sirohydrochlorin ferrochelatase family protein, with product MVYYPIFLQLKDQPCLVVGGGQVGERKVEGLLKVGARVTVVSPEVTPHLAGLAQEGCIEWQPRKYEPADLKGKVLVFVATQDRLLNAQVARDCQAVGIWVNVADAPKESTFLVPAVVRKGSLQVAVSTGGQSPALAALLKKRLEKILRKEYSAFVQFLGELRPILKQKFPEDQKKRARILRKLARDTKLLNLIARGEKKAARERVDQWLSGW from the coding sequence GTGGTCTATTACCCTATATTTCTACAGCTAAAGGATCAGCCCTGCTTGGTAGTTGGTGGTGGCCAGGTGGGAGAGCGCAAGGTAGAGGGGCTACTTAAAGTAGGGGCCCGGGTCACAGTGGTCAGCCCAGAAGTAACCCCTCACCTGGCTGGCCTGGCCCAGGAGGGTTGTATCGAGTGGCAGCCGCGGAAGTATGAGCCGGCTGACCTGAAGGGAAAAGTGTTAGTCTTTGTGGCTACCCAGGATAGGCTCCTCAATGCCCAGGTGGCCCGGGATTGCCAGGCCGTAGGTATCTGGGTCAATGTGGCAGATGCACCTAAAGAGAGCACTTTCCTGGTACCAGCTGTAGTACGCAAAGGTAGTCTGCAGGTGGCTGTCTCTACAGGCGGGCAGAGCCCGGCTTTGGCCGCCCTGCTTAAAAAGCGTTTGGAAAAAATCTTAAGGAAAGAGTATAGCGCTTTTGTCCAGTTTTTAGGAGAACTGCGGCCGATTCTAAAACAAAAATTCCCGGAGGATCAGAAAAAAAGGGCCCGGATCCTCCGTAAGCTGGCTAGGGACACGAAGCTCTTAAATTTAATTGCCCGAGGAGAAAAAAAGGCCGCGAGGGAGCGGGTTGACCAGTGGTTATCTGGGTGGTAG
- a CDS encoding polyprenyl synthetase family protein, giving the protein MIDLTCLTEVRQDLEAVEEELLRQAEAPDPVLAQAARQMVMAGGKRLRPAFALLAGRCCGGSLEQLLPLAVALEMIHMATLIHDDVIDASPLRRGKPTVWARWGEKVSLHAGDYLFARALLLVATYDDPRIPSLLARVSVKMVQGELEQLDSAFALEITAREYLERIRRKTALLISASCELGAVAAGGALENIRALRLYGRYLGMAFQLTDDVLDMIADPRSLGKPIGSDLRQGVITLPAIYALRSSPQQRRLSLLLAKPRKSEAEVAEALELIRNSGGIDFTLELAEKYLNKARTQLRFLPPGRPRDILEELTTFIRVREF; this is encoded by the coding sequence ATGATTGACCTCACTTGTTTGACCGAAGTACGCCAAGATTTAGAAGCGGTGGAAGAAGAGCTGCTAAGACAGGCCGAGGCCCCCGATCCAGTTCTAGCTCAGGCGGCGCGTCAGATGGTTATGGCCGGAGGAAAGCGCCTACGCCCTGCTTTTGCCCTTTTGGCTGGTAGGTGCTGTGGCGGGTCTTTAGAGCAGCTCTTGCCTTTAGCTGTGGCCCTGGAAATGATCCATATGGCTACCCTCATCCATGACGACGTAATCGATGCCTCCCCTTTGAGGCGGGGAAAGCCCACAGTATGGGCCAGGTGGGGGGAAAAAGTATCCCTCCACGCTGGTGATTATCTTTTCGCTCGGGCTTTATTGCTGGTGGCCACCTATGATGACCCGCGTATACCTTCTTTACTTGCGCGGGTCAGCGTAAAAATGGTCCAGGGAGAGCTGGAGCAATTAGATTCCGCCTTCGCTTTGGAAATAACTGCCCGGGAGTACCTGGAACGTATTCGCCGAAAGACCGCGCTTCTTATTTCTGCAAGTTGTGAGCTGGGAGCTGTGGCAGCAGGGGGAGCGCTGGAAAATATAAGGGCGCTACGCCTCTACGGCCGCTATTTGGGCATGGCTTTCCAGTTGACGGATGATGTGCTGGATATGATAGCTGATCCCCGTAGCCTGGGTAAACCGATAGGCAGCGACCTACGCCAAGGGGTTATAACTTTGCCAGCTATTTATGCTTTAAGAAGCTCCCCCCAACAGCGGCGCTTAAGCCTCCTTTTGGCTAAACCCCGTAAGAGCGAAGCTGAGGTAGCCGAAGCTTTGGAACTTATTCGTAACTCTGGGGGCATCGATTTTACTTTGGAGCTGGCCGAGAAGTATCTCAACAAGGCCAGAACCCAACTCCGTTTCCTTCCTCCCGGACGACCCCGGGATATCCTGGAGGAATTAACTACCTTTATAAGGGTGCGGGAATTTTAG
- a CDS encoding DUF3006 domain-containing protein: MLKKQPPLIIERLDEDQAFIRFNGQTFSLPRVLLPRAAREGDALKIAIALLSPHHLPTRKGSTRS; the protein is encoded by the coding sequence ATGCTAAAAAAACAACCGCCCTTGATCATAGAGCGGCTAGATGAAGACCAGGCTTTTATAAGATTTAACGGCCAAACCTTTTCCCTTCCCCGTGTTCTTCTTCCCCGGGCGGCCCGGGAAGGCGATGCCTTAAAAATAGCCATCGCCCTTTTATCTCCCCACCACCTTCCCACCAGGAAGGGTTCTACCCGTTCTTAG
- the hemC gene encoding hydroxymethylbilane synthase: MELKLVVGSRESELARWQAQWVIATLKRAYPELKCELVTLKTKGDKILDVALARIGDKGLFTKELELALEEGRIDIAVHSMKDVPTVLPPSLTIAAIGRREDPRDVLVSRRGHTLSSLPAKARLGTSSLRRKAQLWHWRPDLELVDLRGNVPTRLAKMEKEGLDGVILAAAGLKRLRMSHWVSEELPYDICLPAVGQGAIGVEARKDDGRVLEIIKPLNHLPSFACVQAERAFLRELEGGCQVPIAALGRAEGNCLILEGMVASLDGQELLRDLETGSVSQPEEAGKRLAAKLLKRGAGAILEGVRKSHGGRQR; encoded by the coding sequence ATGGAGCTTAAACTGGTAGTAGGGTCCCGTGAGAGTGAGTTGGCCAGGTGGCAGGCCCAGTGGGTTATAGCTACCTTAAAGCGAGCTTATCCCGAGCTTAAATGTGAGCTGGTTACCTTAAAGACCAAGGGAGATAAGATACTGGATGTGGCCCTGGCCCGCATCGGCGACAAGGGCCTTTTTACTAAGGAATTGGAGCTGGCTTTGGAAGAAGGCCGCATAGATATAGCTGTACATAGTATGAAGGATGTCCCTACGGTACTGCCTCCCAGTTTAACTATAGCAGCCATAGGGCGCCGGGAGGACCCCCGGGATGTCCTCGTTTCCCGCCGCGGCCACACTTTAAGCAGTCTTCCGGCCAAGGCCCGTTTGGGCACCAGCAGCCTGCGGAGGAAGGCCCAGCTCTGGCACTGGCGTCCCGACCTGGAACTAGTAGATCTGAGGGGGAACGTACCCACACGGCTGGCCAAGATGGAGAAGGAAGGGCTGGATGGTGTTATTCTTGCCGCTGCAGGACTTAAACGTCTCCGGATGAGCCACTGGGTGAGTGAGGAGCTACCTTATGATATTTGTCTTCCTGCCGTAGGTCAGGGAGCGATAGGGGTAGAGGCCAGGAAGGACGATGGCCGGGTGCTGGAGATCATTAAGCCTTTGAATCACTTACCCTCCTTCGCTTGTGTGCAGGCAGAAAGGGCTTTCCTTAGAGAATTGGAAGGCGGATGCCAGGTGCCTATAGCCGCTTTGGGGCGGGCGGAAGGGAATTGCCTTATCCTGGAGGGGATGGTGGCCAGCCTGGACGGCCAAGAGCTCCTGCGGGATTTGGAAACTGGCTCGGTAAGCCAGCCGGAAGAGGCAGGTAAGCGTCTGGCAGCTAAACTTCTTAAACGAGGGGCCGGGGCCATCCTGGAAGGGGTGCGGAAGAGCCATGGTGGAAGGCAAAGGTAA
- a CDS encoding radical SAM/SPASM domain-containing protein: MISLTKLLCGDSFYGDTLRYAPSSHTARAGAREDSGPVVVWNCTRACNLKCRHCYAEATREPEPGELTTAEAKALVDDLASFRVPVLLLSGGEPLLRRDIFDLIAYAANRDIRVVLSTNGTLIDASTARKLKILGVSYVGISLDGVDSAHDSFRGQKGAFVQALEGIRHCLTAGQRVGLRFTLSKDTVKQVPDILYLVEEEGIPRVCFYHLVYTGRGSRLAERDLSHEETREVMDLLIERVYRWQRKGKKVEMLTVDNHADGPYLYLYLKKENPERAAQALELLRLNGGNRSGMAIAAIDWEGGVHPDQFTLHHTVGHIREEPFSRIWSEAKHPILSGLRDRKPLLKGRCQQCSWLDICNGNCRARAEAVTGDFWEADPACYLTEEEIREKA; encoded by the coding sequence TTGATTAGTCTAACCAAGCTTCTTTGCGGAGACAGCTTTTACGGCGATACCTTGCGTTATGCTCCTTCTAGCCACACCGCCCGAGCCGGAGCCCGGGAAGATAGCGGGCCTGTGGTAGTCTGGAACTGCACGCGGGCCTGCAATTTGAAATGCCGTCACTGCTATGCGGAGGCCACCAGGGAACCTGAACCTGGGGAGCTCACTACAGCGGAAGCTAAGGCTCTGGTAGATGATCTGGCCTCTTTCCGTGTCCCGGTGCTGCTCCTTTCCGGGGGTGAACCACTGCTCAGGCGGGATATTTTTGACCTTATAGCTTATGCCGCCAACCGGGATATAAGGGTAGTCCTTTCCACCAACGGTACCCTGATCGATGCCAGCACAGCCCGCAAGTTAAAGATCTTAGGGGTAAGCTACGTAGGGATAAGCCTAGATGGTGTGGACAGCGCCCACGACAGTTTCCGGGGACAAAAGGGCGCCTTCGTTCAAGCCCTGGAGGGAATCCGGCACTGCCTGACAGCTGGTCAGAGGGTAGGACTGCGGTTTACCTTAAGTAAGGATACCGTAAAACAGGTCCCCGATATTCTGTACCTGGTAGAAGAGGAAGGCATACCCCGGGTCTGCTTCTATCACCTAGTATACACTGGGCGGGGAAGCCGCCTGGCCGAGCGGGATCTGAGCCACGAAGAAACTAGGGAAGTAATGGATCTTCTTATAGAAAGGGTATACCGGTGGCAAAGGAAAGGTAAGAAAGTAGAGATGTTAACTGTAGACAACCATGCCGATGGACCTTATCTATACCTGTACCTTAAGAAGGAAAACCCAGAACGGGCAGCTCAAGCTTTAGAACTCTTACGTCTAAATGGAGGAAACCGGAGCGGTATGGCCATAGCAGCCATCGATTGGGAGGGCGGGGTACATCCGGACCAGTTTACCCTCCACCACACAGTGGGTCATATCCGGGAAGAACCCTTCAGCCGGATCTGGTCAGAGGCCAAACACCCAATTCTTTCGGGACTGCGAGACCGGAAGCCGCTCCTTAAGGGCCGCTGCCAGCAGTGCTCTTGGCTAGATATCTGTAACGGTAATTGTCGGGCCCGGGCCGAAGCGGTCACAGGGGATTTCTGGGAGGCCGACCCTGCCTGTTATTTGACGGAGGAGGAAATTAGGGAAAAAGCTTAA